The Fodinibius saliphilus genomic interval GACTTTTTCTTCAACGATATCAACCGCAAGACGCTTGCCTACAAGCTCATCGTTATATTGCTTTTTATCTTCAAGTTCTATGACTTCAGAATTACCGAATAAGTTATACAGTTCTTCGTCAGTAGAATATCCAAGCGCTCTAAGTAGAGTCGTAAATGGAACCTTCTTTTTTCTATCAATATAAGCCCATAATACATCACGGATATCGGTAGAAAACTCTATCCAAGAGCCTTTAAATGGAATTACTCGCGCGTTATATAACTGCGTGCCGTTAGGGTGTACATTCTGTCCAAAAAATGCACCTGGCGAACGGTGTAGCTGACTTACGATTACACGTTCGGATCCATTTATAATAAAGCTACCCTTTTCAGTCATCCAAGGGAGATCGCCAAGAAACACTTCTTGCTCAATCGTTTCTGTTGTTTCGTCATCGTCATCAACAGCAGAAAGACGAATCTTTGCCTTTAAGGGTACAGCATAAGAAAGGCCACGTTCCTGGCATTCCTTCATACTATATTTAGGAGTATCCACACTATAATGCATGAACTCCAAAATATGTGTTTCCCGGGAATCTTGAATTGGGAAATTTTCGTTAAAAATCTTTTGAAGACCTTGATTCTTACGATCTTCAGGTGCCACATCCAGTTGGGTAAACTGTTCGAACGATTCTAATTGGATATCCAGAAAATCAGGATAGTCCAGAACATGTTCAGTACTGGCAAATGACAAGCGGTCGGTGAAAGGGATTTTCTCCATTTTACTCTGTTTACTCAAAGGAACCTCTCCTTTAAAATTAATTAGATGGTGATGAGCATAATTTGCCGCTTCTAATACACTTTATAACAAGTGAAATACTAGCATGCAAATAGACGCCAATAGCCAATACCGCACAAGACGATATTGGCTAATGACAAATTATAAGATATTGAACCTTAATTATTTAAGTTCAACTTCAGCACCGGCATCTTCAAGCTGAGACTTAAGATCTTCAGCTTCATCTTTAGAGATACCTTCCTTAATTGGGTTTGGCGCATTATCAACCAATTCTTTAGCCTCTTTAAGTCCGAGACCAGTAATTCCGCGAACTTCCTTAATAACGGCAATCTTCTTGTCGCCAGGACCGTTCAGAACTACATCGAATTCGGTTTGTTCTTCTTCGCCACCGCCTTCGCCGCCACCAGCTGCTACAGCTACACCAGCAGTCGCAGGCTTAATGTCGTATTCTTCCTCTAGGAAGTTAGCGAGTTCGTTTGCTTCTTTTACAGTTAAGTTGACTAATTGTTCAGCTAATTCTTTAACGTCAGCCATTTGATTATTCTCCGATTGATCTTTTGAATTGAAAATTCGTTGTGTTGTTGTATGTATTATTCGTCGCCTTCTTCGGCGATTGTTTCAACGGCTCCGGCGATATTTCGACCGGGAGCTTGTAGTGCACTAACCACATTAGAAACAGGAGCAAGCAAGAGACCAACAATGTCTCCAATAACTTCACTCTTAGACTTCATTGCAGCCAAGGTTTCCAGCTCATCCTCACCGTAATAATCCCCATCGATGATTGCAGCTTTAAACTTAGGCTTTTCTGTTTCCTCAAATAACTTTTTAATCACTTTAGCGGGTGCGGCAAGCTCTTCTTCTACAAAGGCAAAACCATTTTGTTCAACCAAGTGGGGATACAAATCTTCGTACCCTCCAACTTCGTCCATGGCTCTTTTAACCAAAGTATTTTTATATACTTTGTATTTAATATCGCCTTCGAAGAATTCGCCACGCATAGTGTTGATTTCCTTTACTGTCATACCCGAATAATTGGTGATATAGACCGCACCAGAGTTATTCAGATCGTCAGTAATTTTTTCAACAGTTGCTTTCTTTTCTGCTAATGTTGGCATTATTCAGTTCCTAGTTTTAAATCTTTATGCAGAAATTACAGATGAACGACTCAATGGAATACTTGGGCCCATGCTGGAGCTCATAAACGCACTTCTGATATATAAACCTTTAGCAGAAGCGGGTCGAAGCCGCATAACCTCTCGTATAAATTCCAAAGCGTTTTCACGAAGTTCACTAGCATCAAAGCTAACCCGTCCTATTGATGCATGTAGAATACCGTAGTCGTCTACACGAAAATCAATTTTACCGGCCTTTGCTTCTTTAATAGCATCAGTCACATCGTTGGTAACAGTTCCACTCTTAGGGTTGGGCATCAGTCCTCGTGGACCTAAAATACGTCCAAGCCTTCCGATTTTTCCCATAACATCAGGAGTGGCAACAATTACGTCAACATCTGTCCATCCATCTTCAATTTTCTCAATATACTCATCAAGACCTACATGATCTGCTCCGGCCTCTTCAGCTTCTTCTTGTTTAGCTTCGCTTACCAAAGCTAAAACACGTATCTCTTTTCCCGTACCATTTGGCAGGGTTACAGATCCGCGCACCATTTGATCGGCATGTCGGGGATCAACTCCCAGACGCAAGTCCAGATCAACGGATTCGTCGAAATTAGCCTTAGAGGTTTTCTTCACAAGATCACAAGCTTCAGCCAGAGTATATTCCAACTCGGGATCAATGAGCTTTGCGGACTCTTGGTACTTCTTTCCTCGTTGTGCCATAAATTAATTTACCTTCTATTTATCTCTTTGCACTCGAAGCCCCATACTTCGGGCAGTACCTGCAATCATTTCAGCAGCATTTTCTACCTCAAAAGCATTAAGATCCTGCATTTTTTGTTCTGCTATATCTTTGCACTGAGTCCAGGTGACGCTACCAACTTTCGTTCTATTGGGCTCGCCAGAACCTGATTTAATCCCAGCAGCTTGCTTTAACAGAACTGCAGCAGGTGGAGTTTTAGTTTTGAATGTAAAAGACTTGTCCTGATACACAGTAATTTCAACCGGAATAATAGTACCGGCGTCTTCCTGAGTAGCAGCATTAAAAGCCTTACAAAACTCCATAATATTAATTCCAGCCTGACCCAATGCGGGTCCGACGGGAGGAGCAGGGTTTGCCTGTCCACCTCGAATCTGGAGCTTAAGTACTTGATCTACTTTTTTTGCCATTTTAATTTACTGCTTGTACTTATGTT includes:
- the rplL gene encoding 50S ribosomal protein L7/L12, which codes for MADVKELAEQLVNLTVKEANELANFLEEEYDIKPATAGVAVAAGGGEGGGEEEQTEFDVVLNGPGDKKIAVIKEVRGITGLGLKEAKELVDNAPNPIKEGISKDEAEDLKSQLEDAGAEVELK
- the rplJ gene encoding 50S ribosomal protein L10; its protein translation is MPTLAEKKATVEKITDDLNNSGAVYITNYSGMTVKEINTMRGEFFEGDIKYKVYKNTLVKRAMDEVGGYEDLYPHLVEQNGFAFVEEELAAPAKVIKKLFEETEKPKFKAAIIDGDYYGEDELETLAAMKSKSEVIGDIVGLLLAPVSNVVSALQAPGRNIAGAVETIAEEGDE
- the rplA gene encoding 50S ribosomal protein L1, translated to MAQRGKKYQESAKLIDPELEYTLAEACDLVKKTSKANFDESVDLDLRLGVDPRHADQMVRGSVTLPNGTGKEIRVLALVSEAKQEEAEEAGADHVGLDEYIEKIEDGWTDVDVIVATPDVMGKIGRLGRILGPRGLMPNPKSGTVTNDVTDAIKEAKAGKIDFRVDDYGILHASIGRVSFDASELRENALEFIREVMRLRPASAKGLYIRSAFMSSSMGPSIPLSRSSVISA
- the rplK gene encoding 50S ribosomal protein L11, producing MAKKVDQVLKLQIRGGQANPAPPVGPALGQAGINIMEFCKAFNAATQEDAGTIIPVEITVYQDKSFTFKTKTPPAAVLLKQAAGIKSGSGEPNRTKVGSVTWTQCKDIAEQKMQDLNAFEVENAAEMIAGTARSMGLRVQRDK